GGCGCCCAATTTGTCAAAGAAAGCCGCGTCCGCCGTGCCTTGTCCCAACATGCCGTTCGAGCCGCCATAATAAAACGGCAAAATCGCCTCGCCACCCCAGCGCTGCTTGATCGCGGCAAAATTTTCGCAAATCAAATTGATCGCCTCGTTCCAACTGATGCGCTCGAATTTGCCCTCGCCCTTTTGGCCGGCGCGGCGCATCGGAAACAGCAGGCGCTCGTCGCTGTAAAGACGTTTGGCAAAATTGCCGATTTTGGAACAGATGAATCCGTTGGTCACCGGGTTGGCGTGCGACCCGCGCAGTTGCATCACGCGGCCGTCGGTGACTTCAACTTCAAGACTGCAGGTGTCAGGGCAATCCATCGTGCAAACCGAGGGGAGAATTTGGGTGGGCATGATCGCCTGCTTTCCTGTTCGGATTATTTTTGCTTGACTTTTTGAGAAAAATACAACACTCTTTTTTTAAAGATCCATCTTGAAGTTTGACTATGCTTCAACTTCAACGAACAATATAAGCATTTCGCCCGATCTAATCAAGATTGATTTTGCGAAGAAAATTATGCGGCAACATTTTATAATTGCACAGCAACCGCCAATCACGAACGCTTTCGCCGTCACTACCGTCGTTAACGCTTGCCCAACCTTTATCAGAACCCGCCCATGAATCTGGAGAAAGAACTCATAAAACTCGACGACGTTCTCGCCGCACGCGAGATCATCGCCGGCCGCGTGCATCGCACGCCGATGACACGCTCGACATATTTAGGCGAACGGACCGGCGTTCGGCTATATTTCAAACTGGAGCTTTTTCAAAAGACCGGCTCGTTCAAGCCGCGCGGCGTTTTGAATAAACTCCACCATCTCAGTCCACAAGACAAACAGAAGGGTGTGATCACGCTTTCCGCCGGCAATCATGCGCAGGCTTTGGCCTGGGCGGCGCGACAAGAGAACATTCGCGCCACGGTCGTGATGCCGGCCGCCAGTCTTCGCAGCAAGATCGAAGCGGCTCGCGGCTATGGCAGTGAGGTCGTTTTGGCCGAAGGCGATTTGCTGGCGACTTGTCTTCAGATTCAAAAAGAGCGCGACTTGACTCTCGTGCATCCGTTTGATGATCTCCACATCATCGCCGGGCAAGGCACGGTTGGATCGGAGATTCTCGAAGATGTGCCCGAAGTCGATGCGGTGATCGTTGGCGTCG
This candidate division KSB1 bacterium DNA region includes the following protein-coding sequences:
- a CDS encoding threonine/serine dehydratase; protein product: MNLEKELIKLDDVLAAREIIAGRVHRTPMTRSTYLGERTGVRLYFKLELFQKTGSFKPRGVLNKLHHLSPQDKQKGVITLSAGNHAQALAWAARQENIRATVVMPAASLRSKIEAARGYGSEVVLAEGDLLATCLQIQKERDLTLVHPFDDLHIIAGQGTVGSEILEDVPEVDAVIVGVGGGGLISGMATVIKAQKPAVKIIGVEPEGAAAMTQSLQCGEPVRLDRVNTIADGLAAPFAGKHTLAHVQAYVDDVVIVSDQEMIAAMQLLLERCKVVAEPAAASTLAALLAGKINLPRDVTVVCVLSGGNVDRERLKVLL